One region of Natronobacterium texcoconense genomic DNA includes:
- the polX gene encoding DNA polymerase/3'-5' exonuclease PolX, giving the protein MATNAEIAGRFEEFADLLEADDVEYKPRAYRRAAENVRSHPTPIADYVADGDREAIEGIEGIGDAIASKIVEYVETGAIEELEELRAELPIDIADVTRIEGVGPKTAGKLYRELGIETLDDLEEAAENGEIQEVKGFGPKTEENIRDNLEFAREVGQRHLLGEARPLADDVLAFLEGLETVDRCEVAGSIRRWRETIGDVDVLAATDSPEDVVEAFVDWDSVDSEIESGPAKASVRVGEIRIDLRVVAPEEFGSALQYFTGSKDHNVRLRNYAIDREMKLNEYGAFDVSDLEDAQEGQRVGDRVAGDTEEGMYEALGLPWIPPELREDRGEIAAAENGELPDLLTREDIRGDLHTHTEWSDGNNTVAEMVAAAEERGYDYFGIADHAEGPGVVGGMGLSEEEILEQVEVVREVDTDSEIEVFAGIEANVDASGEIGLSEEVIDALDVVVASPHSGLDQDAETATERLVRALENPAIDVLGHPSGRLLNERSGLEFDTAELGRVAADHDTALEVNSNPHRLDLWGSAVQAAIEQGAPIAINTDAHRTTTLEFVRWGVHTARRGWAEPEDVINTWDLEQLRAFLH; this is encoded by the coding sequence ATGGCGACGAACGCCGAAATTGCCGGCCGATTCGAGGAGTTCGCCGACCTGCTCGAGGCCGACGACGTCGAGTACAAGCCCCGGGCGTACCGCCGTGCGGCGGAGAACGTCCGCTCGCATCCGACGCCGATCGCGGACTACGTCGCCGACGGCGACCGCGAGGCCATCGAGGGGATCGAGGGAATCGGCGACGCCATCGCCTCGAAGATCGTCGAGTACGTCGAGACCGGCGCGATCGAGGAACTCGAGGAACTGCGCGCTGAGTTGCCGATCGACATCGCGGACGTCACGCGGATCGAGGGCGTCGGCCCGAAGACGGCCGGGAAACTGTATCGGGAACTCGGAATCGAGACGTTAGACGACCTCGAGGAAGCCGCCGAGAACGGCGAGATTCAGGAGGTCAAGGGGTTCGGTCCCAAGACAGAGGAGAATATCCGCGACAACCTCGAGTTCGCCCGCGAGGTCGGACAGCGACACTTACTGGGTGAGGCTCGACCGCTCGCGGACGACGTGCTCGCCTTTCTCGAGGGACTCGAGACTGTCGACCGATGTGAGGTCGCAGGTTCGATCCGGCGGTGGCGCGAGACGATCGGCGACGTGGACGTGCTCGCGGCGACCGACTCGCCGGAGGACGTGGTCGAGGCGTTCGTCGACTGGGATTCCGTCGACAGCGAGATCGAGTCCGGCCCTGCGAAGGCCAGCGTCCGCGTCGGCGAGATCCGGATCGATCTGCGAGTCGTCGCGCCGGAGGAGTTCGGCTCCGCGCTGCAGTACTTTACGGGCAGCAAGGACCACAACGTTCGGCTTCGCAACTACGCGATCGACCGCGAGATGAAGTTGAACGAGTACGGTGCGTTCGACGTCAGCGACCTCGAGGATGCCCAGGAAGGCCAGCGGGTCGGCGACCGCGTCGCCGGCGACACCGAGGAAGGGATGTACGAGGCGCTCGGCCTCCCCTGGATTCCACCGGAACTCCGCGAGGATCGCGGGGAGATCGCAGCTGCGGAAAACGGCGAGCTGCCGGACCTGCTGACCCGGGAGGACATTCGGGGCGACCTCCACACCCATACCGAGTGGTCGGACGGGAACAATACCGTCGCGGAGATGGTCGCAGCCGCCGAGGAACGCGGCTACGACTACTTCGGGATCGCGGACCACGCTGAAGGTCCCGGCGTCGTCGGCGGCATGGGGCTCTCGGAGGAGGAAATCCTGGAACAGGTCGAGGTCGTCCGCGAGGTCGACACCGACAGCGAGATCGAGGTCTTCGCGGGGATCGAGGCGAACGTCGACGCCAGCGGCGAGATCGGTCTCTCGGAGGAAGTGATCGACGCGCTCGACGTCGTCGTCGCTTCGCCCCACAGCGGTCTCGACCAGGACGCGGAGACGGCGACCGAGCGTCTCGTCCGTGCGCTCGAGAACCCAGCAATCGACGTGCTCGGCCATCCCAGCGGCCGGCTGCTCAACGAACGCTCAGGGCTCGAGTTCGACACCGCCGAACTCGGCCGGGTCGCGGCCGACCACGACACCGCCCTCGAGGTCAACAGCAACCCGCACCGACTCGACCTGTGGGGGAGCGCCGTCCAAGCTGCAATCGAACAGGGCGCACCGATCGCGATCAACACCGACGCCCACCGGACGACGACGCTCGAGTTCGTTCGCTGGGGCGTCCACACTGCCCGTCGCGGCTGGGCAGAACCAGAAGACGTGATCAACACCTGGGACCTCGAGCAGTTGCGAGCGTTCCTTCACTAA
- a CDS encoding DUF5788 family protein, giving the protein MQEYERKQLLERVEREGATVGADIPETIEVQEEEIDLRTFVFEIKRRETVPPGERDRVEQAKKNLRRERLERLEQIEEGDISRERGEELAGSIIGIDRALNALESLGPTDLEREQQAKQAQDRKRWMSFLKKALGQDDDQGKRRGR; this is encoded by the coding sequence GTGCAAGAGTACGAGCGCAAGCAACTGCTCGAGCGCGTCGAGCGCGAGGGCGCGACCGTCGGCGCGGACATTCCCGAGACCATCGAGGTCCAGGAGGAGGAGATTGATCTCAGGACGTTCGTCTTCGAGATCAAGCGCCGTGAGACGGTGCCGCCCGGGGAACGCGACCGCGTCGAGCAGGCCAAAAAGAACCTGCGTCGCGAACGGCTCGAGCGCCTCGAGCAAATCGAGGAGGGGGACATCTCCCGAGAGAGAGGCGAGGAACTCGCCGGCAGTATCATCGGCATCGATCGCGCGCTGAACGCTCTCGAGAGTCTCGGGCCGACCGACTTAGAGCGCGAGCAGCAGGCGAAGCAGGCCCAGGATCGCAAACGCTGGATGTCGTTCCTGAAGAAGGCGCTGGGACAGGACGACGATCAGGGCAAACGGAGGGGTCGCTGA
- a CDS encoding rhomboid family intramembrane serine protease, with protein sequence MAQCDVCGKDENMPYNCRHCGGTHCADHRLPENHNCSGLENWNDPGGVFGSGFDESVQSGSSGTSKSVSSRVLDALPIDTGPGGPLAYFRGNMTYTVLLLMWVTFILQWLSILFGGVLGIPNLHRMLFVLTPQNPEYVWTWVTSIFAHDPEWIFHIVFNSIVIFFFGPIVERYVGSKKFAILFVVSGALAGLSQIAVQIGQGFAQIPGVGGVVGASGAALAIMGVVTVLNPKLRVYLMFMIPMPIWVLTAGIALISIFFVGTGGGGTIAHAAHLVGLLIGLGYGEYVKRTQNVRTPNQLQLGGGPGGPGGPGGPGGRRRF encoded by the coding sequence ATGGCCCAGTGCGACGTGTGTGGGAAAGACGAAAACATGCCGTACAACTGTCGGCACTGTGGCGGAACCCACTGTGCCGACCATCGGCTCCCGGAGAATCACAACTGCTCCGGGCTCGAGAACTGGAACGACCCCGGTGGCGTCTTCGGTAGCGGCTTCGACGAAAGCGTCCAGTCCGGGAGTTCGGGGACATCGAAGTCGGTCAGCTCGAGAGTCCTCGACGCGTTGCCGATCGACACCGGTCCGGGCGGCCCGCTGGCGTACTTCCGCGGGAACATGACCTACACGGTGTTGCTACTGATGTGGGTGACGTTCATCCTCCAGTGGCTGTCGATCCTGTTTGGCGGCGTGCTCGGAATACCGAACCTCCACCGGATGCTGTTCGTCCTGACGCCGCAGAATCCCGAGTACGTCTGGACGTGGGTGACGTCGATCTTCGCCCACGATCCGGAGTGGATCTTCCACATCGTCTTCAACAGCATCGTGATATTCTTCTTCGGCCCGATAGTCGAGCGGTACGTCGGATCGAAGAAGTTCGCGATCCTGTTCGTCGTCAGTGGTGCACTGGCGGGCCTCAGCCAGATCGCGGTCCAGATCGGCCAGGGTTTCGCACAGATCCCTGGCGTCGGCGGCGTCGTCGGAGCCAGTGGCGCCGCACTCGCGATTATGGGCGTCGTCACCGTCCTGAACCCGAAACTTCGGGTCTACCTGATGTTCATGATCCCGATGCCGATCTGGGTACTCACCGCAGGGATCGCCCTCATCAGCATCTTCTTCGTCGGTACCGGCGGCGGTGGCACTATCGCACACGCAGCACATCTCGTCGGCCTGCTCATCGGCCTCGGCTACGGCGAGTACGTCAAGCGAACCCAGAACGTCCGCACGCCGAATCAGTTGCAACTCGGCGGCGGTCCCGGTGGACCGGGTGGACCGGGCGGACCCGGCGGTCGACGTCGGTTCTAA